A window from Prinia subflava isolate CZ2003 ecotype Zambia chromosome Z, Cam_Psub_1.2, whole genome shotgun sequence encodes these proteins:
- the CTSO gene encoding cathepsin O, producing MARCPLAVLALLLCSLRPGSAALTAPAGARPRQEGGGGRQRGEAAAALRESAERIRLLNSSAKDNTTAVYGINQFSHLFPEEFKAIYLRSIPHKLPRYTKVPKGKEEALPKKFDWRDKKVIAEVRNQQTCGGCWAFSVVGGIESAYAIRRSTLEELSVQQVIDCSYNNYGCNGGSTVSALSWLNQTKVKLVRDSEYTFKAQTGLCHYFERSDFGVSITGFAAYDFSGQEEEMMRMLVSWGPLAVTVDAISWQDYLGGIIQYHCSSGRANHAVLITGFDRTGSIPYWIVQNSWGPTWGIDGYVRVKIGGNVCGIADTVSAVFV from the exons atGGCGCGGTGCCCGCTGGCGGTGCTGGCGCTGCTCCTGTGCTCGCTGCGGCCGGGCAGTGCCGCCCTCACAGCGCCTGCCGGCGCCCGGCCGCGGCAggagggcggcggcggccggcaGCGAGGAGAAGCGGCGGCGGCTCTGCGG gAAAGTGCTGAAAGAATTAGATTATTGAATTCATCAGCAAAAGATAATACAACTGCTGTGTATGGAATAAATCAGTTTTCTCACCTGTTTCCTGAAGAGTTCAAAG CTATTTACTTGAGAAGCATACCTCACAAACTTCCCAGATACACAAAAGTGccaaaggggaaggaagaggctCTGCCAAAGAAGTTTGACTGGAGGGACAAGAAAGTCATTGCAGAAGTGAGAAATCAGCAGACC TGTGGAGGCTGCTGGGCTTTCAGCGTTGTAGGTGGCATAGAGTCTGCATATGCAATTAGAAGAAGCACCCTGGAAGAGCTGAGTGTGCAGCAAGTTATTGACTGCTCATACAACAACTACGGCTGCAATGGGGGATCCACAGTTAGTGCTTTGAGCTGGCTGAACCAG ACAAAAGTAAAACTTGTGAGAGATTCAGAATACACTTTTAAAGCTCAGACAGGACTGTGCCATTATTTTGAGCGCTCAGATTTTGGAGTTTCAATAACAGGATTTGCTGCATATGACTTCAG TGGTCAAGAAGAGGAAATGATGAGGATGCTTGTCAGCTGGGGCCCTTTGGCAGTGACAGTCGATGCCATTAGCTGGCAGGATTATCTCGGTGGAATCATACAATATCACTGCTCCAGTGGGAGAGCAAACCATGCTGTTCTTATCACTGGTTTTGACAGAACAG GTAGCATCCCTTACTGGATTGTGCAGAACTCCTGGGGGCCGACGTGGGGAATAGACGGCTACGTTCGTGTTAAGATAGGCGGCAATGTCTGTG GTATAGCAGACACAGTATCAGCAGTATTTGTTTGA